In a single window of the Centroberyx gerrardi isolate f3 chromosome 17, fCenGer3.hap1.cur.20231027, whole genome shotgun sequence genome:
- the zfyve21 gene encoding zinc finger FYVE domain-containing protein 21, which translates to MSSVPDGKKLVRSPSGLRMVPENGAFNSPFSLDEPQWVPDKECPRCMQCDTKFDFITRKHHCRRCGRCFCDKCCSKKVALPRMCFVDPVRQCGECSLVSQKEMEFYDKQLKVLMGGGSFVVTLETSEKSETMMCRLSNNHRYLFLDGESHFEVELSRISSMQVLTDGTSPGGGTSRASGMLLHYKPMGSQDSQQLRMEAAEDKKVASAWLAAMHKAAKLLYEARDQ; encoded by the exons ATGTCTTCAGTGCCTGATGGCAAAAAGCTAGTCCGGAGCCCGAGTGGCCTTCGCATGGTGCCGGAGAACGGCGCCTTCAACAGCCCGTTCTCGCTGGACGAGCCGCAGTGGGTCCCGGATAAAGAG TGTCCCAGATGTATGCAGTGTGACACCAAGTTCGACTTCATCACCAGAAAG CACCACTGCCGGCGGTGCGGCCGGTGTTTCTGTGATAAGTGCTGCAGTAAGAAGGTGGCGCTGCCCCGCATGTGTTTCGTGGATCCGGTGCGGCAGTGTGGCGAGTGCAGCCTGGTGTCCCAGAAGGAGATGGAGTTTTACGACAAACAGCTCAAAGTGCTCATGGGAG GCGGTTCGTTTGTCGTCACCTTGGAAACGTCGGAGAAGTCTGAAACCATGATGTGCCGTCTCTCCAACAACCACAG GTACCTGTTCCTCGACGGCGAAAGCCACTTTGAGGTGGAGTTGTCTCGGATCTCCAGCATGCAGGTTTTGACGGACGGGACCAGCCCAGGAG gaggaaCCTCGCGGGCCAGCGGCATGCTGCTGCATTACAAACCAATGGGGTCCCAGGACTCCCAGCAGCTCCGCATGGAGGCGGCGGAGGACAAGAAGGTGGCTTCAGCGTGGCTGGCTGCGATGCACAAG GCGGCCAAACTGCTGTATGAGGCTCGGGACCAGTGA